Proteins from a single region of Harmonia axyridis chromosome 4, icHarAxyr1.1, whole genome shotgun sequence:
- the LOC123677550 gene encoding uncharacterized protein LOC123677550 isoform X2, with protein sequence MLPLPSVDSEEVFYNFATESWKKINESGSICIFSDLNSDGFCVILNSFQKMSVEENVKKSNFSLKRSVSSIGFGNSIQHNTNLRGTKSFTGIMALRISSQETKGTQMNDDNNANNNAGYCGEQEPSEDKVIETVDLITNEVISFKENILSYQGRTYLLGDISYKWKKDCRMWLWKNRPSMKQEIGDLRNNQSINITTLA encoded by the exons ATGCTTCCACTACCTTCTGTAGACTCGGAAGAAGTGTTTTATAATTTCGCTACCgaaagttggaaaaaaattaacgaAAGCGGATCAATAtgtattttttctgatttaaaCTCAGATGGCTTTTGTGTCATACTCAacagctttcaaaaaatgagtGTTgaagaaaatgtgaaaaaatcgaatttctCCCTAAAAAGATCAGTTTCTTCCATTGGATTTGGCAATTCAATTCAGCATAACACAAATCTGAGAGGAACAAAATCGTTCACCGGTATTATGGCATTAAGGATCAGCTCGCAAGAAACAAAAGGAACACAG atgaATGACGATAATAATGCAAATAACAATGCCGGTTACTGCGGTGAACAAGAACCCTCTGAAGACAAAGTAATTGAAACAGTTGACCTCATAACCAATGAAGTGATAAGTTTTAAAGAGAACATTTTGAGTTATCAAGGTAGAACATACCTTCTTGGGGATATATCCTACAAGTGGAAAAAAGACTGCAGAATGTGGTTATGGAAAAACAGACCTAGCATGAAACAAGAAATAGGAGATTTACGCAATAACCAAAGTATCAACATTACAACACTGGCGTAA
- the LOC123677550 gene encoding uncharacterized protein LOC123677550 isoform X1, producing MSQRRCGVFTFGSRIFVIFSSYIRVVFRTISFEYFYYCFARYMNDDNNANNNAGYCGEQEPSEDKVIETVDLITNEVISFKENILSYQGRTYLLGDISYKWKKDCRMWLWKNRPSMKQEIGDLRNNQSINITTLA from the exons ATGTCACAAAGACGGTGCGGAGTGTTTACTTTTGGATCAAGaatatttgttatattttctAGTTATATCCGTGTAGTATTTCGAACtatcagttttgaatatttttattattgttttgcCCGTTAC atgaATGACGATAATAATGCAAATAACAATGCCGGTTACTGCGGTGAACAAGAACCCTCTGAAGACAAAGTAATTGAAACAGTTGACCTCATAACCAATGAAGTGATAAGTTTTAAAGAGAACATTTTGAGTTATCAAGGTAGAACATACCTTCTTGGGGATATATCCTACAAGTGGAAAAAAGACTGCAGAATGTGGTTATGGAAAAACAGACCTAGCATGAAACAAGAAATAGGAGATTTACGCAATAACCAAAGTATCAACATTACAACACTGGCGTAA
- the LOC123677549 gene encoding elongation factor Ts, mitochondrial isoform X1 yields MKLFFSFWYLTALIITYVLQIFTRTIMRFLHTSKQVFTAEKSSLATLRKKTGYTISNCKKALQLHNYDLVTAEKWLHEQAQTLGWKKATKLEGRQTSQGLVGVIMKDKCAAMIELNCETDFVAKNNEFKSMVEAAAESCLNYTSKQYKSNLPVTKICFSGEQLRDLPAKDGKKLSDQLALLIGCIGENATFKRAFCFKAGHGVSLAGYAHPSGEEINDVQLGKFGSIVAFTQLTPKEVDMNRVGKELCQHIVGLNPSKIGSTEEVTSELKEEVTSELKEEKTSELKEEETSKLKEDEDSLLNQEFLLDEGITVKEYLAENGVEVLDFKRFQCGEATMESGDQPLDLVETCQ; encoded by the exons atgaaattatttttttcattctggtATTTAACAGCATTAATTATAACCTACGTATTGCAGATTTTTACAAGGACTATCATGCGGTTTTTGCATACATCTAAGCAGGTATTCACTGCAGAAAAATCCTCTTTAGCTACACTAAGGAAAAAAACAGGATACACAATTTCCAATTGCAAAAAAGCATTACAGCTCCATAACTATGATCTAGTAACG GCTGAAAAATGGCTTCATGAGCAGGCACAGACTCTTGGTTGGAAAAAAGCAACAAAATTGGAAGGACGGCAAACATCTCAAGGTTTAGTAGGTGTTATTATGAAGGACAAATGTGCAGCTATGATAGAATTGAACTGCGAAACAGATTTCGTtgctaaaaataatgaattcaaaagTATGGTAGAAGCGGCAGCTGAAAGTTGTCTCAATTATACAAGTAAACAATATAAGTCTAATTTACCAGTAACCAAG ATATGCTTTAGTGGGGAACAACTAAGAGATTTGCCTGCTAAAGATGGTAAAAAATTATCAGACCAGTTAGCATTATTGATTGGCTGTATAGGAGAAAATGCCACTTTTAAAAGAGCATTTTGTTTCAAAGCTGGACATGGTGTGTCCTTAGCAGGATATGCTCATCCTTCTGGTGAAGAAATAAATGATGTTCAATTAGGAAAATTTGGAAGTATTGTAGCATTCACACAATTGACACCTAAAGAGGTTGATATGAATAGAGTTGGCAAAGAATTATGTCAACATATCGTTGGattaaatccttcaaaaattggTTCAACAGAAGAAGTAACGTCAGAGCTGAAGGAAGAAGTAACGTCAGAGCTGAAGGAAGAAAAAACGTCAGAGCTGAAGGAAGAAGAAACGTCAAAGCTGAAAGAAGATGAAGATAGCCTTCTCAATCAGGAGTTTCTTCTTGATGAGGGTATAACTGTTAAAGAATATCTAGCGGAAAATGGTGTTGAAgtattagatttcaaaaggttcCAGTGTGGGGAAGCTACAATGGAATCTGGCGATCAACCATTAGATCTTGTTGAAACTTGTCAATAA
- the LOC123677549 gene encoding elongation factor Ts, mitochondrial isoform X2 — protein MIFTRTIMRFLHTSKQVFTAEKSSLATLRKKTGYTISNCKKALQLHNYDLVTAEKWLHEQAQTLGWKKATKLEGRQTSQGLVGVIMKDKCAAMIELNCETDFVAKNNEFKSMVEAAAESCLNYTSKQYKSNLPVTKICFSGEQLRDLPAKDGKKLSDQLALLIGCIGENATFKRAFCFKAGHGVSLAGYAHPSGEEINDVQLGKFGSIVAFTQLTPKEVDMNRVGKELCQHIVGLNPSKIGSTEEVTSELKEEVTSELKEEKTSELKEEETSKLKEDEDSLLNQEFLLDEGITVKEYLAENGVEVLDFKRFQCGEATMESGDQPLDLVETCQ, from the exons ATG ATTTTTACAAGGACTATCATGCGGTTTTTGCATACATCTAAGCAGGTATTCACTGCAGAAAAATCCTCTTTAGCTACACTAAGGAAAAAAACAGGATACACAATTTCCAATTGCAAAAAAGCATTACAGCTCCATAACTATGATCTAGTAACG GCTGAAAAATGGCTTCATGAGCAGGCACAGACTCTTGGTTGGAAAAAAGCAACAAAATTGGAAGGACGGCAAACATCTCAAGGTTTAGTAGGTGTTATTATGAAGGACAAATGTGCAGCTATGATAGAATTGAACTGCGAAACAGATTTCGTtgctaaaaataatgaattcaaaagTATGGTAGAAGCGGCAGCTGAAAGTTGTCTCAATTATACAAGTAAACAATATAAGTCTAATTTACCAGTAACCAAG ATATGCTTTAGTGGGGAACAACTAAGAGATTTGCCTGCTAAAGATGGTAAAAAATTATCAGACCAGTTAGCATTATTGATTGGCTGTATAGGAGAAAATGCCACTTTTAAAAGAGCATTTTGTTTCAAAGCTGGACATGGTGTGTCCTTAGCAGGATATGCTCATCCTTCTGGTGAAGAAATAAATGATGTTCAATTAGGAAAATTTGGAAGTATTGTAGCATTCACACAATTGACACCTAAAGAGGTTGATATGAATAGAGTTGGCAAAGAATTATGTCAACATATCGTTGGattaaatccttcaaaaattggTTCAACAGAAGAAGTAACGTCAGAGCTGAAGGAAGAAGTAACGTCAGAGCTGAAGGAAGAAAAAACGTCAGAGCTGAAGGAAGAAGAAACGTCAAAGCTGAAAGAAGATGAAGATAGCCTTCTCAATCAGGAGTTTCTTCTTGATGAGGGTATAACTGTTAAAGAATATCTAGCGGAAAATGGTGTTGAAgtattagatttcaaaaggttcCAGTGTGGGGAAGCTACAATGGAATCTGGCGATCAACCATTAGATCTTGTTGAAACTTGTCAATAA